The Bacteroidota bacterium genome contains the following window.
GGCCTTGTGCCGGCTGGGCTTTTTTGTTTTAGGGATGCGCTGGCTATCGGTTTATCTGTAATTTTATCCTGCGTAAAAAACCATCAAGGGGTGGGGTTTATTAGATCTGATATTATGTGCATCATGGTTAAAGCAAGTCTGCACACACGCCATTTTTATTGCTTTTTCCCAGCTTTATTCAGGCTAATGCTCAATCTTTTTCTCATTCCTTTAGTCGCAGGGAAGAAACTGATCATTCGACAATTTGTGACCGGATTAGCCTATCTTTTTTAGAAATAAATTTCGCACATGCGACCCAATTGACCCTTATATTTTAACACCTAACATGTTACTCTTTTCGAACTTCTCTTAGCACGAATACTTCTCTGACATTGTGATAACACTTTGAGACTTTTTATGAAAATGCGGATTCTATTCTTCCTCGCTATCCTCTGCCTAACCACTTCATCTTTTGGACAAGACGACCCCAAGATCCAACAATCTGACCTCCTTCCCGATGTTTTGGGTGCATATCATCTTACTAAGGTGGATTACAAAATTACAATTCAGTCAGAGGAAGGGGTGGTGACAACCCTTGATTTTCCGAAGGATATGATCCTATACATTGAAGCAAGTATGGGACAAGTTATTTGGGAGGGCGAGCCCAGAGTTTTCAGCGGAGATATTACGCTTCGAGCGCTTCGAAATGATGAACTGAAGCTGAGAGATAACTTTTCTGAAAAAATGGAAGCTTCTCCATTTCAGCTCAATCTGTCAAATGTCGTTCTGACGATAGAGCGGGAGTGCCCTGGTAATTTTGCTGTTCCATACGCCAATTGTACTTTGGCTGGATAGCCTGGAGGCGTACTAAGAAATAAGATTTTCTGCATGCAATTTACCAAACGACTCCATGAGCCGATCCGTGCGGGTGTTGTCACGTGTAGCATCCGGATATGGAAGCGGCTGCGCGTAAAGGCAGGGGAGGCATACCGTCTTGGGCAGGGCCCTGGATATATCGTGGTGGATTCAATTGACGAGATTGAGTTCCAGAATGTCTCGCATGCGTTGGCCATCGAGTCCGGATTTGAAAGTGTGGATGACTTAATGGCAACAGCGCGGCATGGAAGCGGACAAGATATTTATCTGATCCGCTTTCATTATGTTGATGGCGATATTAATCAATAGTGAGATCGTAGTGGTTTGCCAGGTGCTGAAACGGGTTAGGTGAACGGTCACCTATGAATTCTCATTCCGGTAACTTCTTCGCTTTGCGCCCGGACTAAACAAAATGTTTTGGCCGGGTTTTCTATGCTACAGGAATTGGTTATTTTAATAGCGCGGCATAAGCTTACAACACGTTTATAACCACAATGATGACATCATGAAAACACATTTCAGCGTAAAACTGAACAGGGTTGTTTTATTTTTTAGCATGCTGCTACTGGCCACGGTTATTCTCTTTAGTGGAGTTATTGATCCTTCGAAAGTTGAAGCCAAAAACGATGCTCGTTTGGAAAATGCAACGCCAGGAAATAAGTGGGAATACAAAAGTATTTTACTGGCCCCTGGGGCAGACGAAGTCTTGAATATGCAGGTGAGTGACTTTAACTGGGAGTATCTTGGTACTACCAGCGACTATGCCCTTTTCAGAAGAGCAGTTTATTCTGATCAGTAAATTTGGTGTGTTTTCGCAAATAGTTTTCCGACCGAGGGGCGAAATTCGATATCGCAGATTAGAGTTGAAGAGGAGCGTGCAATGAAATTAACAACTGGGTAAGGGGTTTACGCAGTCTCAAGCTCTTCGATTTGAATTTTGACCCTCTTGCCAATTTTTGCAAGTAATTTTGATAGCCAGAGGAGAGCAACGTATCTGCCCGGCAGGTGGGGCAACGCTTGTTAAAGAGGCCGGCAATGAGCTCGTTATAGACAGTTGTCCGCAGTGTAAGGGTATATGGCTGGATGCCGGCGAGCTAGAGGCAATCAAGGAAGTTGCCAGTGAAGAAGGGATGTCTACGGGTATGATTATGGGTATTCTCACTTAGAAGGCCGTCGCA
Protein-coding sequences here:
- a CDS encoding ASCH domain-containing protein — its product is MQFTKRLHEPIRAGVVTCSIRIWKRLRVKAGEAYRLGQGPGYIVVDSIDEIEFQNVSHALAIESGFESVDDLMATARHGSGQDIYLIRFHYVDGDINQ
- a CDS encoding zf-TFIIB domain-containing protein; translation: MQVILIARGEQRICPAGGATLVKEAGNELVIDSCPQCKGIWLDAGELEAIKEVASEEGMSTGMIMGILT